The sequence below is a genomic window from Brettanomyces bruxellensis chromosome 9, complete sequence.
CCTTCACAATGTCGATGAGATCATTCCTCTTCTCAGCATTTGAACTTTTAGAGACCTTAACATCAATTTTCTGACCCTTGTTTGTGCTTGCAAGCCGAATATCTGAAAGTAGTTTACTAAGCATATCAATATCCATGTCCAATCCGTTAATATTGACAGAAATTGAAACGtttttaaaagaaagttcCTGGCTGTTAAGTGGCGAGTCTAACTGAATATTAATTTTCAGGTCATTTAGAACAGAGTATTCATTAACCGAAATCCCTGAAATTTCCAGTTGCGTTGATAATGTCACACACTTCCTTGAATCTTTTCCCGTATGTTTCACCCTTCCGacacaaaaagaaagcccCTGCGTTTTCATTAAAGTGTCGCAGCTTCTTAGAGCAAAATTGTGCACAGATACTTCAATAGGAAGTAGCCAGTAGAAACGTGATaaaatttgcaatattCTCTGTATTTCTTTGGTTAAAGAGGTATGTGTTTGtgcattttcattatttgtCTTTTCCACCAATTGACCATGCTCTGTTTGTGAATTATCAGTGTGATTAGACGTGGCATCATTTAAAGATAACACAATATTGGAAAGATTTAATTTCAATAAACTTCCAccaaatttattatttttattccaaTTGAGAAGCCCGAATGGATGCACTGTCAATGAAATAGAGCCCATCTTCAAGGTGAAGGAACTCTTGGAAACACGAATATACAGGAGTTGAAGCCATAGAATTCCTTTTACCGAGATTCCCCGTCCTAAGGCAGCATTCACTAGCAATAAAAGTAGCGAGTATGCTGCTAGTAGCAGcaggaaaaattcaatCATAGAGGTGCTGATGCCACTGAATGGTCCAGGTGATTCCTTTCAACTGAAGTATGACGTTTGGTAATAATATCTTCTATGTTGTAGGTATGTTTACCCATAGACTGGAATTTTGGAATGTTTCTTGCCAGAACGGCACTAGCTGTAGCGCggggaaaaatttaaaaataacTGGGCAACAATAAAGTCCCGATTCCACATTTTGAGAATTGCTGTTAGTCTTGCCGACTAATTCCGAATAAACTTATTTTCCGGATAATTAGTGCGACTAATACAgttttcttattattatacatttttttgatcccGGAACCGTTGAGATATCGTAATCATCCTAAGTTTTCGTGGTTCTACATCCTTCAGCAGCTAAATTTTCTACATGCGACTTCATTCTCTCTTGtcaacaaataaaatagtaTATGATGTTTCTATTGGTACAAATGGTAATCATGCCTTCAATATTCCGCTGTCCATCAAAGCGTTATGAAGAATTGTCTCCTTAACCACGGCAAATGCAAGCTTAATATTGTTTGTATCAGTAGCCTGTGTGACATAAGGGACCAGATTGAGGTTAGCTCTGTTAAGTTGTTTGAATCGCCAGAGGATATATTTCACTGCCTTATTGACATCATTGCCTCCAACATAATCCGGGAAATAGTTCTCTAGTGGGGACCTACCAAGTTTGTCGATAAACACATCAATCTTGTTGAGACATAATATGATCGAAGTTCTCCTAAACCACATTGAGTTGACCACAGATTCGAATAAATTGAGTGATTCCACGAGCCTATTTTGCGTCGGTGATTCCAAAAGCACTTGATCGTATTCAGATAAAGCGACACAAAACATTACTGCCGTTACATTATCAAAACAGtgaatccatttttttctttcggATCTTTGTCCGCCCACATCGAACAAATGAATTCTTATATCTTCAAGTTGGAATCTTGTATCATATATACCCGAGGTTTGCTTCCTTGTTCTGATGACATCAGTAACATTTGGCACATAGCCGTCGGCTGTTATTCGGTCAATGTTgtcaaagaaatatttgaaggaaTCCATAAGATAAAACTCTCCTCTATGTTCTTCCAATAGTTTTACCACCATCGGCTCCTTGATtaatatcttcatcttatCCCCTAGCGCAAATGTCATCGTTTTACTATCCTCATCCATGGGAACCTCATACTCAAGAATCTTGTCAAGATCATCATTCGTCATTGTTTGAAGGTCATCATCTAGATTGAACTTTCGTAGTGCTTTTATGATCGCCTCAGCACACTCACAGATATTCTTAAATACAAAAGGCTTGTAATCATACAGCTCTCTTTTGCTGAAACCATTCTGGTGAATAATCTTGATCTGCTTTAATATTGTGGATTTACCAGATTCTCCCGAACCTAGCAATAGCATTTTATACTCCGGCTTAGAGTCTTGTGCCGAActttttgtactttttgtTGTCTGTGTCTTACCTTTATTCTgtttgctttgcttttggTTCAGTGATAATGTTGATGTCGATTGTGTATTTGTATTTGCCTTATTTGAAACTGGACTCTCAGTCTTTTGAGGCATGTTTTCTGCATCCTCTTTAGATCCGCAGAGCCCCATATTTCCTTGATTATAATCAACTCTTAACTATGgtcgtattttttttggctaATGAGTGTCGAAAATGTGCAAGGCACGTAGGTGTGGATAATAATACTATGATAATAATGTCTGACGTAGGAGATAGCAATCGGTTGGTATAAAGCGTTTCAGGTTAACAGTGTTGTTTCTCCAGTTATGTAACACCCTTCCTATAAATTTCTCTTCGTTGATATCAGAATACTATATGTATATAGACTTCAAATTAATTGTCCGATAAATAACAGATGGTGTGGCGGGAAAGATAATAATGTCCGAGCAACTGATTACTCGCCGATTCTATGCTGCAGACATGATATGTATGCATCCAGCATAAAAAAgttagaaaaaaaaattagaaaaaaactaaatgaaaaaggatGCTTAAATGCAGCAAGTTTCCATATAAGTCCGGGGTGCTTCTCCCGCATAGAAGAATATTCTTCCAAGCCAAAACGAGGTGCAAATAATTGCGATTGAAACATCCTTACGTGTCTCATTACTGAAGATCTTCTGCGATAATAGCGAAACATAATAAGCAGGGATAATTCCTCCACAGCAATATCCATTTTAGTTTTGTTTAGTAATTATATGCACACACTCAGAAAGATATACATAAATAGAAGAAGGCCGTATTATATTATGGGAAGTATTATTATGAGTTAAGTGTATGAAAACCGATTTCAACATACGCATAAtaagaattttgaaataatcattttgttgttttagGCCGCCCTTGAAAATAACAACCTTTAATAAACTAGAAATTTCTTCAAGAGCACATACACAACAGCCTGTTGAGGCGACAAGTCCTCACCATATTGGTAAGAAATGACCCCGCTCATGTGCAAATGTTTctataaataatatttggGCATTATGATTGAGCCATAGCACTTCTTCTAATTTATGTATgttattcatattttcatattattAACGTAAATtgattttaatttaattacttaaatttatttagGTACTTCAAACTTAAACCGGCTTTCCGCCAAGATATTCACTCCATCTTCTGACCTCTGGTGGGATGATAagttccttcttcttcagattGGAGAGTCTTTCAGGCAGTTTCTCTGCTAAGCATTGGGCAAATAGCATGGCAGTCTTTGGTTCCGAGAACAAAGTTCTACCAAAGTCAATGGCATTTCTCCTCATGATATAATCTGGATCGGTGTTACTCTTGGCCCTGCTCTTGGCAAGGTTGAACACACATTGAATATTGTACTTTGTAAGCATCTCTCTGATTGCCCTTTTGTTGTCTACTGGGAAGTGAATCACAGTAACATTTTGACTTGTGTGCTGCTTCAAGTAGTCAGCAACCCTTTGAGATGAAGCGTAGAATTTATAACCCAATGGCTCAATGGTCTTTGCCACTATTCCCAGATATTCTGCGTCTGTATTTCCTCCAAAGAGAATTCCTTCAGAAGGAACAGGAACTCTAAATTTCATTGTTGCCTGTATGGATGTCCAGTATGCTTCTGTTAAAGTCTTGCCAAAACAAGCAATCTCTCCGGTCGAAGACATCTCACATCCAAGGAATGGATCTGCACCAGCAAGTCTGGTCCATGAGAACTGTGGAACTTTTGTAGCAACGTAATCATGTTTCTCAGCCATTAGATTTCTTGGCTTAGGTGCCTTTCCGATCAATGCCTTTGTTGCGGCCTCAATAAAATTGCATCCAAGGACTTTTGAGACAAATGGGAATGATCTGGAGGCACGAATATTACATTCAATCACCTTTAAATCAGGTATGCCGGTCTTTGGATTCTCTGCCTTGATCACTTGCATATTGAAAGGACCAGTGATCTTCCAAGCAGCAGCAACCTTGTCAGAAATCTCCTTCAATCTTCTAAGAATCGAGCTGTCCAAATTTTGTGGTGGGAGAACCAACGTTGCATCACCAGAATGAATTCCAGCATTTTCCACGTGCTCGGAAATTGCATGCACGATAACCTTACCATTAGCTGCAACTGCATCCACATCGATCTCCTTTGCTCCTTGTATGAACTTAGAAATAACCACAGGGTGATCCTTGGAAACCTTCGAAGCATTTTTTAACTTGGAAGCCAACTCCTCTGCAGAATATATGGTTGCCATTGCGGCACCAGAGAGAACATACGATGGCCTAACAATAACTGGATACTGAACTTCTTCAGCAAATTTCTGTGCATCTTCAACAGACGTAAGCTCCTTCCAAGCAGGTTGATCAATTCCGAGTTCCGAACACATGCTAGAAAACTTCTGCCTATCCTCTGCTTTGTCAATATCCACAGGACTTGTTCCAAGAACGTTTGcatgttgttgttgaagtTTTAATGCTATATTTTGAGGAAGTTGGCCACCAACTGAAACCACGATTCCCTCGGCGGCTTCAAGCTCATAAATATCCATGACCCGTTCGTATGAAAGTTCCTCAAAATACAACCtatcaacttcatcaaagTCAGTCGAGACTGTTTCTGGGTTGTAGTTCACCATAATAGTTTTCTTTCCTGCCTCCCTCAAAGCTCTGGCAGTTGAAACAGCGCACCAATCAAATTCGACGGATGATCCAATACGGTAGTCACCAGATCCAAGCACCATGGTTCCGTGCTCGTCAAAGGCAATATCATTCTCAGTTGCATTGTATGTCATATAAAGATAGTTGGTGTTTGCTGGGAACTCTGCTGCCAATGTATCGATTCTTTTCACCACGGGGATAATTCCAAATGCCTTTCTCTTCGCACGAACTTCCAAATCTGTGGACTTGACGGCAGTTGCAATCTGAGCATCTGAGAACCCTTGCTTCTTAGCCTTACTAAGCAAAGACTCGTCAAGTTTTTCTAATGATCCAATTGCTTCCATCTCATGTTGTGTATCCGCAATATGCTTAAGCTTGTACAAGAACCATTTATCAATCTTGGTTAATTCATGGACCTTATCAACAGAATAGTTTCTGTTCAAGATAGCTTCTCCGACCGCAAGCCATCTTCTGTCTGTTGGATTGGAAAGGGCATCatccaaatcatcaaaCTCACCACCTTGGAATCCGACATACTGAGGATCAACCTCTCTGATTGCTTTCTGAAGAGATTCTTCGAAAGTCCGTCCAATTGCCATAACTTCACCAACAGATTTCATGGAAGATCCAATATTTCTCTTCACCTGCTGGAATTTGTTTAGGTCCCATCTTGGAATCTTCGTCACAATATAGTCCAATGAAGGCTCAAAGTTGGCTGTAGTGGTCTTTGTAACTGGGTTCGAAAGTTCTGGTAACGTATAGCCAAGACCAATCTTTGCAGCAGTGTATGCCAATGGATAACCAGTAGCCTTGGAAGCCAATGCCGAGGATCTGGATAACCTGGCATTCACTTCAATCACCTTATATTCAAGACTGTTTGGATTAAGGGTATATTGAACATTACATTCTCCCACAACACCTAAATGGCGAATAATCTTTATTGCAGCTGATCTTAACATGTGATATTCCTCATCGGAAAGAGTTTGAGATGGGGCCACAACGATAGACTCACCTGTGTGGATTCCCAACGGATCAAAATTTTCCATGTTGCAAACAGTAATGCAGTTGTCCACTCTGTCTCTGACAACCTCATACTCGacttctttccatcctttCATAGATTTCTCAATCAAAATCTGTGGAGAGAGCGAAAGTGACTTAGAAGCCAGATTCctcatttcttcttcattattcGCAAATCCAGAACCAAGACCTCCTAAAGAGTATGCTGACCTAGAAATAACTGGATATCCAATTTTTGCTGCAGCTTTCAATGCATCATCAACAGTTTCAACAGCCACAGATTCGGCAAttggaatatttatttctttcaatgCCTCAGCAAAAAGTTCCCTATCTTCAGAAGTAATTAAGGTCTTAATAGGTGTTCCAAGAACTTTGACACCAtactttttgaaaacaCCCTTTTTATCTAGTTGGATACCAACATTCAAGCCTGTCTGACCTCCAAACGTGAGTAATATTCCATCCGGTCTTTCTCTAGCTATGATATACTCGACGTATTCTGGTGTGACCGGAAGGAAATACACTTCATCTGCCAATGCATGAGATGTTTGGTTTGTTGCAATGTTTGGATTCACAAGAATTGACTTCTTATGTGCTTCTTTCAAAGCTTTTATGGCTTGGGATCCCGAATAATCGAATTCACCTGCCTGGCCAATGGAAAGACCTCCGGATCCAATCACTAACACTTTGGAGACATCCACCAGCTGATGTGCGTGGTTATCGGTAAATTTCTTGAGGAGATCCCCTCCCTTATATGATGCCGCAAGCCTTTTCTGGTTTAATTGCTGATAtttgtgaaaaatatgatatttatttactgaATTGctgaatattttattaGCAGTGCCTGTAGACGTACTAAAACTTCTGACTGTAGGTCTGGCTACAGAAGCTCCAAAGCTTCTCAAAGCTGTGTTTGAGCTTAACCTCATAAACATCTTCGCAACGGAAATATTGCTAATAGCAGTAGTTTTCTGAAGACctaaaacaaaataagtAACTGAGCGTCTGGAAAATGTAATGATGTGTATGGGGGtcgaaaatatatatggatatatatatatagtgaATAATCGTGGTCATTAATTgtaaaagcaaaaaaaattttccagtCAAAGTGACTCAGAAATTGAATCTCACAATAGAGTTTATTCGAAAATGGGCGCGCTTAATATAATGTTACCTGTTTTGTAAGGATGGGTGCGATCAAAACCAGTAATTTTTCTTAGCGCGCTTAATTTGATTCCGAGAAGttgaatataaaaaagaaagtctTGAGAGATGTTGTAAccaaaataatgaaaacttGACTCatagttttttttcttttttcccatGTTTTATTATCTTCGATTTTATCTATTCAGTacattattttgttacaCAACAGGACTAGTCTCTGGGACTTCAATGCACGACTTTAAAGGCTACACTGACTACAGTGTAATATGGCACCAAACAGCAAATGAATCTTGGGGATTGAGTCAAGGTGAAATATTCCAATATATAAACATTATGATGTAAACTCTTTTATTAACTATATGCTTAAGAGAAGGTCAAgggaataaaaatgaaaaaacaaatttcttgagtaaaaaaaaatgcagtaCGCATTACCtaacttattttttttatcaatttttccAATGGCCGACAATACGAATTTGTACCCTCGGGAAAACGAACTTTCGCAATACCACGCTCCGTTTCCTATTCTTCCGTGAGCAATGATGAAACCCTgaattatatataaatgaatCAACCCCAACTTTTATTAGCTTACATTTTTCCTGAACTTAAGTTGTGTTTAGATATTTAGACAGCTCGTATATAAAAAGTGGGGTGTTTCGTTATCTTATTAATGGATGAACTGACAGAaagagttgaaaaaaaaaagtgatacGCCGGAAATAGATAAAGCCTAGTCTCTTTTCCATCTGACATGACGTGGCTGTCTTGCATAGTATATTCCACCAACGTCAATGTTTGTATTCCAGTGGTCGATAAATGAGCATAAAGCAGAGGCCAATGCCATCTCCCTTGGAATCTTAGTGTCATCCACAATAAGATCAAATCCAGAAGCAGCTGCTGGTACAACCTGGCCGATTCTCTCTCTGACCTCGgattctttttcaccaaCATTCTTCACCCTCTCTAAGtattttccttttgtaGTCCATTGGTAGGTAGCTCCATCTGCTAGAGTGAACATCCTGTACGCATCTAAAGCATCAACTCGGTGACTGATCACATGCCATCCAAGTTCAGCCACTGGAGCCTCGGGTGCTCTGATGAGCAAAACATTTGATCTCAAGCCTGCCCTTAAAGTAGCACAGGGTTCATCTTCTGCATTTGGACCTGTGGCTCTGATTGCATTTGAGTACATTTTATAAGCACCCTTGACAGCTCTTGATCTTACAAACCAGAAAAGTGACTTTGATTGTTCAGTTGGTCCGCTTGGTCCagatccttcttctttcgtATCGTATACATCAAAGATTTTGGATCCTGTACCGAATCTCCTCCTAATTGCATATCTTGAGCAGTTTGCCTCATCAAGTTGTATTATATGAGGAATATACCTAGATGACCTACGATGTGGTGCAAATAGCAAAGATTTTGCCAACACCACTGGCCTCATGATGGGAGAAAGAATGAGCTCGATAGGCATTGTTGATTTATAGTGTTAAGTAGTTGtgcaaataaataactGTCTTAAACCAAGTTATTTCCAGCTCTCAATTTTAATAAACAAGTGATGCATACAAATGAAGGAAGAGAATACAAAGGAGTCTTTATTTATATGCAATCCTTGATTCGGCGCTTAATGTGGAAAGGATCGCACGGTAAAAATGCTCTCATCCAAAACGAGGATAACATCCGTAAACCATATTTTGGATTTACGAATACTTTGACATCAGTTCCAACTCAAAAGAATCATTGTTAGACCCTTATTTGGTTTCAAGTATATTGGACTATGACAGTACATTATCGGTTTGatctaaaatttttttgcagaAGTTCAATTAAGGAGGATAAAATTCTCCCCTCTGTCATACCATAATGTGACTGCAATAATGGATCGATTGAcgaaaggagaaaaatgtCAGGTAAAGCCATTCCAGTCGCGTCTATAAAGGTCGAAGCTTTCCTTTTTAGtctaatttctttctttttttccccgaAAATAGCGCTAGAGGACGAAAGCGTAGGTACAAAGAAACCAGCCATTGGGTGAGGGGCGAGACACACTCATACCTCATTCTGGCATGAAATGCGCACATTCCACAGAAAGAATATCTTGTGATTTTATTCAGAATTTCTTACTGAAACCAAATAAatgttcttcaaaaatgagAGAAATACTGTCCGCCATACAATTTTACATGGTATATGCACTAATATTGGTTCTCTTTGAGTATGTATCACCTAGTACCAATCACTGACCCTGATTAGCACTAAATTCTGaatatttaattttgaagaGAACGTAaacagtgaaaaaaattaggtAATTCTGGCGCGTTAATgcgttgaaaaaaaaaaaagagaaattgaaCAAAAGGTTCCGAATTAataaaatcagaaaaaaattgatgctTTCCTAAGCGAGAAACAAGTCGAGAtgcgttttttttttttatttttaggGGCATTTGTAGGGAACAATCTGCAAGATACTATATATCTTTTAAACAATTCCCAGAACACCGATCTCTTCCTAGATTTTCACTCTTTTACATACATCAATATATACTATTTGCTATCACTCTTTTTACACAGTATTTTAGGTTGTGTTCTCTTGTTCATTCCTTCGTTTTTGCAGTGTTCTCGAAAACTTTTCTCCCGAGATAGAGGTAAACAAACCATAGAAGGAGATAGAAAAAAGGTTATAGAATAAGCAGCATTATTTTAAACTCATCTGGCATGACTACACGTAAAGCAGCGGATGCTGGAAATACGACTTCCTCTAATATTAGTGGTCGTTCTGATCTTAATGGATATTATGATTCCTTAGACGGTTTAAATAAGTCTGAATCCTTCGACGAAAAGATGGGAATGCAAACTTTGAACCCACAAGAGAGTGGTTATACGTCGAATGAAACAGCATCAATTAAGACAATAAAACCATTAAACAGGTGGCCGACACTTTTTGAGATTctaaacaaaaaaacaagGAGTCCAGTTGATTTGTGGTCCTTCTACGTTTATATGAGAGATACACAGAAATCAATCGACTATTTGGATTTTTGGATTGACACAGTACAACATATGAATCTTTGCAAGGTTTACGTGAAGGGTTTGAAGGAATCTTTAATAGTGAGCGAGCATTTGAAAGATGTAACCAGAGAGGAAGGAGAGGAATTAAAGCGCAGTACTGTCTCCCGTCATAATAGCAAGTCGTCAATAGCGAAATCTCATAAAAGAGAGTCCTCGGGAACATCTAGTAATCGTGATTCCGCATCATCGTCAATGTTGCTTGACcttttgatgaagaatgaCTTGTTAGAAGGAGGAGATGCTCACCGACTATCTTCATTTCTAAGAGGTGAAGCTGCCGTTAGGTCCAGTGATCCAATAGTGAATGCGAAAATTGAAGAACTTAAAAGGAGATCGCTGTTACCTAGTAGTGGTGCGACTGGACCGGCTGGTCCTCGTTCAAAAACTCCCCCTACATCTTCAGGAGATAAATCATTAGGGCGCTCACCTTCTGTATTGCGGCAGCAACAAGTGTCAGGGCGTACTTCCTCGACATCACTTCAAGAATCATATGAGAGAACATC
It includes:
- the CPA2 gene encoding carbamoyl-phosphate synthase (glutamine-hydrolyzing) cpa2 — protein: MFMRLSSNTALRSFGASVARPTVRSFSTSTGTANKIFSNSVNKYHIFHKYQQLNQKRLAASYKGGDLLKKFTDNHAHQLVDVSKVLVIGSGGLSIGQAGEFDYSGSQAIKALKEAHKKSILVNPNIATNQTSHALADEVYFLPVTPEYVEYIIARERPDGILLTFGGQTGLNVGIQLDKKGVFKKYGVKVLGTPIKTLITSEDRELFAEALKEINIPIAESVAVETVDDALKAAAKIGYPVISRSAYSLGGLGSGFANNEEEMRNLASKSLSLSPQILIEKSMKGWKEVEYEVVRDRVDNCITVCNMENFDPLGIHTGESIVVAPSQTLSDEEYHMLRSAAIKIIRHLGVVGECNVQYTLNPNSLEYKVIEVNARLSRSSALASKATGYPLAYTAAKIGLGYTLPELSNPVTKTTTANFEPSLDYIVTKIPRWDLNKFQQVKRNIGSSMKSVGEVMAIGRTFEESLQKAIREVDPQYVGFQGGEFDDLDDALSNPTDRRWLAVGEAILNRNYSVDKVHELTKIDKWFLYKLKHIADTQHEMEAIGSLEKLDESLLSKAKKQGFSDAQIATAVKSTDLEVRAKRKAFGIIPVVKRIDTLAAEFPANTNYLYMTYNATENDIAFDEHGTMVLGSGDYRIGSSVEFDWCAVSTARALREAGKKTIMVNYNPETVSTDFDEVDRLYFEELSYERVMDIYELEAAEGIVVSVGGQLPQNIALKLQQQHANVLGTSPVDIDKAEDRQKFSSMCSELGIDQPAWKELTSVEDAQKFAEEVQYPVIVRPSYVLSGAAMATIYSAEELASKLKNASKVSKDHPVVISKFIQGAKEIDVDAVAANGKVIVHAISEHVENAGIHSGDATLVLPPQNLDSSILRRLKEISDKVAAAWKITGPFNMQVIKAENPKTGIPDLKVIECNIRASRSFPFVSKVLGCNFIEAATKALIGKAPKPRNLMAEKHDYVATKVPQFSWTRLAGADPFLGCEMSSTGEIACFGKTLTEAYWTSIQATMKFRVPVPSEGILFGGNTDAEYLGIVAKTIEPLGYKFYASSQRVADYLKQHTSQNVTVIHFPVDNKRAIREMLTKYNIQCVFNLAKSRAKSNTDPDYIMRRNAIDFGRTLFSEPKTAMLFAQCLAEKLPERLSNLKKKELIIPPEVRRWSEYLGGKPV
- the GPA2 gene encoding Guanine nucleotide-binding protein alpha-2 subunit, with the protein product MGLCGSKEDAENMPQKTESPVSNKANTNTQSTSTLSLNQKQSKQNKGKTQTTKSTKSSAQDSKPEYKMLLLGSGESGKSTILKQIKIIHQNGFSKRELYDYKPFVFKNICECAEAIIKALRKFNLDDDLQTMTNDDLDKILEYEVPMDEDSKTMTFALGDKMKILIKEPMVVKLLEEHRGEFYLMDSFKYFFDNIDRITADGYVPNVTDVIRTRKQTSGIYDTRFQLEDIRIHLFDVGGQRSERKKWIHCFDNVTAVMFCVALSEYDQVLLESPTQNRLVESLNLFESVVNSMWFRRTSIILCLNKIDVFIDKLGRSPLENYFPDYVGGNDVNKAVKYILWRFKQLNRANLNLVPYVTQATDTNNIKLAFAVVKETILHNALMDSGILKA